A region of Flavobacterium indicum GPTSA100-9 = DSM 17447 DNA encodes the following proteins:
- a CDS encoding PorP/SprF family type IX secretion system membrane protein, translating into MKFNKFLFLSLLFAVQFSYSQEGIAVYTDYLTDNYYLIHPSMAGASNCGKVRLTGRQQWFGQEDAPALQTLSFNTSLGEDQKSGIGFIAFNDKNGYHSQSGAKLTYAHHLMFSRSTADLNMLSFGLSGAFIQSRLDESEFTTFDPVIVGGGFTQKDSYFNMDLGVSYHYLDFFTHVTVKNFISNQRREIYSAGIESDNLRKYLWSVGADFGNEDRILIEPSFMFQYTEKTGEKAIDLNAKIYKGMEFGKLWGGLSYRTSFDGAQYLDGGVANDQKLQWITPFVGLNFKQFMLAYSYNHVLGNVKFDNAGYHQLTLGINVFCKDKPYDCNCPAVVN; encoded by the coding sequence ATGAAATTTAATAAATTTTTATTTTTAAGTCTATTATTCGCCGTACAGTTTTCATATTCACAAGAAGGAATTGCTGTTTATACGGATTATTTAACAGATAATTATTATTTAATTCACCCATCAATGGCAGGTGCTTCAAATTGTGGTAAAGTTAGATTGACAGGGAGACAACAATGGTTTGGACAGGAAGATGCACCAGCATTACAGACTTTAAGTTTTAATACATCTTTAGGTGAAGATCAAAAATCAGGGATTGGGTTTATAGCTTTTAATGATAAAAATGGATACCATTCACAATCTGGAGCAAAATTGACTTATGCTCATCATTTAATGTTTTCTAGATCTACTGCAGATTTAAATATGTTATCTTTTGGTTTAAGTGGTGCATTTATACAAAGTAGATTAGATGAATCTGAATTTACAACTTTCGATCCAGTTATCGTTGGAGGTGGATTTACACAAAAAGATTCTTATTTTAATATGGATTTAGGTGTGTCATACCATTATCTTGATTTTTTTACTCACGTAACAGTGAAAAACTTTATTTCTAATCAAAGAAGAGAAATATATTCTGCAGGAATTGAGTCTGATAATTTAAGAAAATATCTTTGGAGTGTTGGTGCTGATTTTGGTAATGAAGACAGAATTTTAATTGAGCCGTCTTTTATGTTTCAATATACAGAAAAGACTGGAGAAAAAGCAATTGATTTAAATGCAAAAATTTATAAAGGCATGGAATTTGGTAAGTTATGGGGAGGTTTGTCTTATAGAACAAGTTTTGATGGCGCTCAATATTTAGACGGTGGTGTTGCTAATGATCAAAAATTACAATGGATTACACCATTTGTAGGTCTTAATTTCAAACAATTTATGTTAGCTTATTCTTATAATCATGTTTTAGGAAATGTGAAATTTGATAATGCAGGATACCATCAATTAACTTTAGGTATAAATGTATTCTGTAAAGATAAACCATATGATTGTAACTGTCCAGCAGTTGTAAACTAA
- a CDS encoding gamma carbonic anhydrase family protein, protein MIIKEVRGKYPSIPEDCFIAENATIVGEVTFGEKCSIWFNAVVRGDVNSITVGNKVNIQDGAVIHCTYLKHPTIIGNNVSIGHNAIVHGCTVHDNVLIGMGAILMDGVVVESNSIIAAGSVVTQNTHVESGVIYAGIPAKKVKELNASDFAGEIDRISNNYVMYSSWFKDEK, encoded by the coding sequence ATGATAATTAAAGAAGTAAGAGGGAAATATCCTTCCATTCCTGAAGATTGTTTTATAGCCGAAAATGCTACAATAGTAGGTGAAGTTACTTTTGGAGAAAAATGCAGTATTTGGTTTAATGCCGTTGTACGAGGAGATGTAAACTCTATAACCGTTGGAAATAAAGTTAATATTCAAGATGGTGCAGTTATTCATTGTACCTATTTAAAACATCCTACTATAATTGGAAATAATGTTTCAATAGGACATAACGCAATAGTTCACGGTTGTACAGTTCATGATAATGTTTTAATTGGAATGGGTGCTATTTTGATGGATGGTGTAGTAGTTGAAAGTAATTCAATAATAGCTGCTGGTAGTGTTGTAACTCAAAATACGCATGTAGAAAGTGGTGTGATTTATGCTGGAATACCTGCTAAAAAAGTAAAAGAGTTAAATGCTAGCGATTTTGCTGGAGAAATAGACCGTATTTCCAATAACTATGTGATGTACTCAAGTTGGTTTAAAGATGAAAAATAA
- the murI gene encoding glutamate racemase yields MSNSNPIGLFDSGVGGTSIWKEVHSLLPNENTIYLADSKNAPYGQKSKEEIIHLSKKNTEYLLNQNAKLIIVACNTATTNAINELRATYHVPFIGIEPAIKPAALHSKTHTIGILATKGTLNSELFHENVKKYHNIKIIEQIGFGLVELIENGDLNSNKTTQLLQDYLLPMVEQNIDYLVLGCTHYPYLIPQIKKIIPSHIKIIDSGEAVAKQTKKILEEKNISNTESNDTTYHKFYINNSPDAMQDLIGKQYKITQKEF; encoded by the coding sequence ATGAGTAATTCTAATCCTATAGGCCTTTTCGATTCTGGCGTTGGCGGTACATCTATTTGGAAAGAAGTACATTCTTTGCTTCCAAATGAAAATACTATCTATTTAGCGGATAGTAAAAATGCTCCTTACGGACAAAAATCAAAAGAAGAGATTATACATTTAAGCAAAAAAAATACAGAATATCTATTAAATCAAAATGCTAAATTAATTATTGTTGCTTGCAATACTGCTACAACAAATGCAATTAATGAATTAAGAGCTACTTATCATGTACCTTTTATTGGAATAGAGCCAGCTATTAAACCTGCTGCACTACATTCAAAAACACATACAATTGGAATATTAGCAACTAAAGGAACGCTTAATAGTGAATTATTCCATGAAAATGTAAAAAAATACCACAATATAAAAATTATAGAGCAAATTGGATTTGGATTAGTTGAACTTATTGAAAATGGCGATTTAAATTCAAATAAAACAACACAATTACTTCAAGACTATCTTCTTCCTATGGTAGAACAAAACATAGATTATTTAGTACTTGGATGCACTCATTATCCTTATTTAATTCCACAAATTAAAAAAATTATTCCCTCTCACATTAAAATAATTGATTCCGGAGAAGCGGTAGCAAAACAAACTAAAAAAATTTTAGAAGAAAAAAACATCAGCAACACAGAATCAAATGATACAACCTATCACAAATTCTACATCAACAATTCTCCTGATGCAATGCAAGATTTAATTGGGAAACAATATAAAATAACACAAAAAGAATTTTAA
- a CDS encoding OmpH family outer membrane protein, with protein sequence MKQLKTLITALVLFVGTQFAVAQTKVGHINVQELMTASPAMKAAEAQVKKLQETYDVEYKKMVQEYQTKLAQYEKESATVGDAVNQTRSQEMQDMGARIQKFQDNASKALQDKAIELQKPIMEKAQAAIHKVARAKGIQYVLDSTLGGGVILADGPDLMADVKKELGF encoded by the coding sequence ATGAAACAATTAAAGACTCTTATTACTGCTTTAGTATTATTTGTAGGAACACAATTCGCAGTGGCACAAACTAAAGTCGGACATATTAATGTACAAGAATTAATGACTGCAAGTCCAGCTATGAAAGCCGCTGAAGCACAAGTTAAAAAACTACAAGAAACGTATGATGTTGAATACAAAAAAATGGTACAAGAATACCAAACAAAATTAGCACAATACGAAAAAGAATCAGCAACTGTAGGTGATGCAGTAAATCAAACTCGCTCTCAAGAAATGCAAGATATGGGAGCAAGAATTCAAAAATTTCAAGACAATGCTTCTAAAGCTTTACAAGATAAAGCAATTGAATTACAAAAACCTATTATGGAAAAAGCGCAAGCTGCTATTCATAAAGTAGCTAGAGCTAAAGGAATTCAATATGTTTTAGATTCAACTTTAGGTGGTGGAGTTATTTTAGCTGATGGACCAGATTTAATGGCTGATGTTAAAAAAGAATTAGGATTTTAA